Proteins encoded within one genomic window of Candidatus Pseudothioglobus singularis PS1:
- a CDS encoding glutathione S-transferase family protein, producing MEIKLIYFDMPFWRAEVARLPLFLSNIKFEDFRITSDDNKYLKEHGRLKDGTIIPFRQLPVLVVDGQSIAQTGAIARICGKVSGMYPKDMLEAGQVDQIIDTVTDINVLINPSMRENDPVLKKQMRIELSRGPLSQYFGYLEELLNSNNSGWFVGEEMTIADIAVWSMLGWIAQGVLDDIPKDLSKSFKMLTDLYNNISSQSGVQDWKKMTYAYEESSTGEYNYHVPDRI from the coding sequence TTGGAAATAAAACTTATCTATTTTGATATGCCATTTTGGCGTGCTGAAGTTGCAAGACTTCCCTTATTTCTCTCTAACATAAAGTTTGAAGACTTCAGAATTACAAGTGATGACAACAAGTATCTTAAAGAGCATGGTAGGCTAAAAGATGGAACCATCATACCCTTTAGACAACTGCCAGTTTTAGTTGTGGATGGGCAAAGCATCGCTCAGACTGGGGCCATTGCAAGGATCTGTGGCAAGGTGAGTGGGATGTATCCTAAAGATATGTTAGAGGCTGGTCAGGTAGATCAGATTATTGATACGGTGACTGATATCAATGTACTTATAAACCCTTCAATGCGAGAAAATGATCCAGTCTTAAAAAAACAAATGAGAATTGAATTAAGTCGCGGCCCCTTAAGTCAATACTTTGGATACTTAGAGGAGCTGTTGAACTCAAATAACTCAGGCTGGTTTGTTGGAGAAGAGATGACTATTGCCGATATTGCTGTTTGGAGTATGCTCGGTTGGATTGCTCAGGGTGTGCTTGATGACATACCAAAAGATTTATCTAAGTCATTTAAGATGTTAACTGATTTATACAATAATATTAGCAGCCAGTCCGGAGTCCAGGATTGGAAAAAAATGACTTATGCCTATGAAGAGTCATCAACAGGCGAGTATAACTATCATGTGCCTGACAGAATATAA
- a CDS encoding bacteriorhodopsin-like, with translation MEGMLQAGDFVGVSFWLVSVAMVAATVFFFYEGMSVKKEWKLSMTIAGLVTLVAAIHYYYMRDYWVASVIAGTPDSPIVYRYIDWLITVPLLMIEFFIILKAVGASISTNSFWRLLVGTLVMLIGGFAGELMLISASLGFIIGMVGWAIIIWEIFGGEASKAAEANAGVKSAFNALRLIVLVGWAIYPLGYIFGYMMGSVDSGSLNIIYNLADFVNKILFGLIIWNVAVRESSDA, from the coding sequence ATGGAAGGCATGTTACAAGCTGGAGATTTTGTTGGCGTCTCATTTTGGTTAGTATCTGTTGCTATGGTCGCTGCGACAGTGTTCTTTTTTTATGAAGGAATGTCAGTAAAAAAAGAGTGGAAACTTTCAATGACAATTGCAGGACTAGTGACACTAGTTGCAGCAATTCATTACTACTATATGAGAGACTATTGGGTTGCTTCAGTAATTGCTGGCACTCCAGATTCTCCTATAGTTTATAGATATATTGACTGGTTAATCACTGTACCTTTATTAATGATTGAATTCTTCATTATTCTTAAAGCAGTTGGTGCCAGCATCTCAACAAACTCTTTCTGGAGACTGTTAGTTGGTACTCTAGTTATGCTTATCGGTGGATTTGCAGGTGAGTTAATGCTGATCTCAGCTTCCCTAGGATTTATTATAGGAATGGTAGGTTGGGCAATCATCATCTGGGAAATCTTCGGTGGTGAAGCAAGTAAGGCTGCAGAGGCTAATGCAGGAGTTAAATCTGCCTTCAACGCACTAAGACTTATTGTTTTAGTTGGTTGGGCAATCTACCCTCTAGGATATATCTTTGGATATATGATGGGCAGTGTTGACTCAGGATCACTAAACATTATTTACAACCTTGCAGATTTTGTTAACAAGATTCTGTTTGGTTTAATTATATGGAATGTAGCAGTAAGAGAGTCTAGCGACGCTTAA
- a CDS encoding DUF2256 domain-containing protein, with product MKPEKICKTCGKPFTWRKKWRKDWDNVLYCSERCRRNKT from the coding sequence ATGAAGCCTGAAAAGATTTGTAAGACTTGTGGTAAGCCCTTTACCTGGAGAAAGAAATGGCGAAAGGACTGGGATAATGTTCTGTATTGCAGTGAGAGATGCAGGCGAAACAAAACATAA
- a CDS encoding tetratricopeptide repeat protein has protein sequence MKILSLLFIPFLVLSFNVNADLKRALAYDQAGEYEKSAKELYKISQLATRGHPKAMFEFGTMYMKEGMWVVQSDESAFEWWLKSANLGYAPAQFSIGASYIGGIGVNQDMQEAKKWLEKAMDSTYEKYSKVAEELYNINELDKI, from the coding sequence ATGAAAATATTAAGTTTATTATTTATACCATTTCTAGTTCTATCTTTTAATGTCAACGCTGACCTCAAAAGAGCTCTTGCATATGATCAAGCAGGTGAGTATGAGAAATCTGCAAAAGAGCTATATAAAATCAGCCAGCTCGCAACAAGAGGCCACCCCAAGGCAATGTTCGAGTTTGGCACGATGTACATGAAGGAAGGTATGTGGGTTGTTCAGAGCGATGAATCTGCCTTCGAGTGGTGGCTCAAATCTGCCAACTTGGGTTACGCACCTGCGCAATTCTCAATCGGCGCTTCATACATAGGGGGGATAGGTGTTAATCAGGATATGCAAGAGGCAAAGAAGTGGCTTGAGAAAGCTATGGATAGCACCTATGAAAAATATAGTAAGGTTGCAGAAGAGCTATATAACATCAATGAGTTAGATAAAATTTAA
- a CDS encoding helix-turn-helix transcriptional regulator, which produces MIKKKIHIENAVRKLRFNSNEMTQQGLAELVGVSRQTIVAIEKYKYTPSLDLAFKIALAFDREIQEVFFIN; this is translated from the coding sequence ATGATTAAGAAAAAGATTCATATAGAAAATGCCGTTAGAAAGCTCAGGTTTAATAGTAATGAAATGACGCAGCAAGGACTTGCAGAACTTGTTGGCGTCTCAAGACAGACGATCGTTGCTATTGAAAAGTATAAGTACACCCCCTCACTAGATCTAGCATTTAAGATTGCGCTGGCATTTGATAGGGAAATACAAGAAGTTTTTTTTATAAACTAA
- a CDS encoding DUF4389 domain-containing protein codes for MQEYPVNLKIDYPESSDRLTAVFRLILVIPIIIILALISTYAEALSFAIAMMILFKEKYPKWWFDWNIGITKFAYRIVAYVFLMRDEYPSTDDDQSVHLTIPFPDVKQDLKRWMPLVKWILVIPHIIALIIIFIGVVLGTIFALIAILFTGKYPIAIFRFNEGFLRWSLRVSAFALLLTTDKYPPFRLSE; via the coding sequence ATGCAAGAGTATCCCGTAAATTTAAAAATTGATTATCCTGAATCATCGGATCGGTTAACTGCCGTCTTTAGGCTGATTCTAGTCATTCCGATTATCATTATCCTAGCCCTGATTTCAACCTATGCTGAAGCCTTATCCTTTGCGATCGCAATGATGATTCTCTTTAAAGAAAAATACCCGAAGTGGTGGTTTGACTGGAACATTGGCATCACTAAATTTGCATATAGAATTGTGGCTTATGTTTTCCTTATGAGAGATGAGTACCCCTCAACGGATGATGATCAATCAGTACACCTAACTATCCCCTTTCCCGATGTTAAACAAGATCTAAAGAGATGGATGCCACTCGTTAAATGGATCCTCGTAATCCCTCATATCATTGCGCTAATCATTATTTTTATTGGTGTTGTACTAGGCACAATTTTTGCTTTAATCGCTATCTTATTTACAGGTAAATATCCAATAGCCATATTTAGATTTAATGAAGGTTTTTTAAGATGGTCATTAAGGGTTAGCGCATTTGCTCTTCTTTTGACAACGGATAAGTACCCACCATTTAGGCTTAGCGAGTAA
- a CDS encoding TIGR03643 family protein: MIDTNELIEMAWSDDVTFSDIERDLGIKEPEVKRIMQANLKSSSYKLWRKRVRWIKEKQKKSKKI; encoded by the coding sequence ATGATCGATACGAATGAGCTAATTGAGATGGCCTGGAGTGATGATGTCACATTTTCAGACATAGAGAGGGATCTCGGAATCAAGGAACCCGAAGTTAAGCGGATCATGCAAGCAAATCTTAAATCAAGCTCCTATAAGCTCTGGCGAAAAAGAGTTCGCTGGATTAAGGAAAAACAAAAGAAATCAAAAAAAATTTAA
- a CDS encoding CIA30 family protein, with amino-acid sequence MVNTAKQFIAFILLSFIATVSLAQNDLVFPIQEGAVSDWKYVSDRVMGGVSEGNVYLEKDGDTSFARLTGDVSTRNNGGFIQLRSAVSLFKKPKMFQLIHDANKGGQELQGVRLNVRGNGETYHVMIRTYFTWRPSDYYYHTFKAGPDWSQVEMPFSAFKRSTSKTSKLDINDIRDFGIVAYGRDFKSDVSVSEVSFYF; translated from the coding sequence GTGGTAAATACTGCGAAACAATTTATAGCATTCATTTTGCTGTCTTTTATAGCGACTGTTTCTCTAGCACAGAATGATCTTGTGTTTCCAATTCAGGAGGGTGCAGTTAGCGACTGGAAGTACGTTAGTGATCGCGTCATGGGGGGCGTTTCTGAGGGCAATGTTTACTTGGAAAAAGATGGGGATACCTCATTTGCAAGGCTCACTGGTGATGTGAGCACAAGGAACAATGGGGGGTTCATTCAGTTACGTTCTGCTGTCTCTCTATTTAAAAAGCCAAAGATGTTTCAGCTAATTCATGATGCTAATAAAGGGGGTCAAGAGCTTCAAGGGGTTCGATTAAATGTTCGCGGTAACGGAGAGACCTACCACGTTATGATCCGCACTTATTTCACTTGGAGGCCAAGTGATTACTATTATCATACTTTTAAGGCGGGTCCTGATTGGAGTCAAGTAGAGATGCCGTTTAGTGCATTTAAGCGTTCAACCTCAAAGACCTCCAAGCTGGACATTAATGACATAAGAGACTTTGGAATCGTTGCTTATGGACGAGATTTTAAGTCTGATGTCTCTGTCTCTGAGGTCAGCTTCTATTTTTAA
- a CDS encoding class I SAM-dependent methyltransferase — protein MKDIASSTNTLLAALTYAGTHINKDLQGKAWVGHTPFAYWLVAALKPKILVELGTHGGGSYFSFCQSVVDNKLDTKTYAIDTWMGEKQAGFYSESLFKKVMDFNIEHFDNFSTLMKMTFDEALNEFDDNSVDLLHIDGFHSYEAVSNDFCTWYPKLSKEAIVLFHDTHEIKPGFGVHQFWDELKKEHREQCFEFKHSHGLGMCFPKSSKAAINFKKEFSLDLEKIFNLFSIIGDDIYYNINGRYSLQKNFQLSIDDLVKILKKLKTDNPELSNELKSLF, from the coding sequence ATGAAAGATATCGCTTCATCAACAAATACCCTATTGGCAGCACTCACATATGCTGGTACACACATAAATAAGGACCTCCAAGGAAAAGCTTGGGTCGGTCACACGCCATTTGCCTATTGGTTGGTTGCTGCCCTCAAACCAAAAATATTAGTCGAGCTTGGTACGCATGGTGGGGGATCATATTTTAGCTTCTGTCAGAGTGTAGTAGACAACAAGTTGGACACAAAAACATACGCGATAGATACCTGGATGGGTGAGAAGCAAGCAGGTTTTTACTCTGAATCTTTATTTAAGAAGGTGATGGATTTTAACATTGAGCATTTTGATAACTTTTCAACTTTGATGAAAATGACATTCGATGAGGCGCTGAATGAATTTGATGATAATTCAGTAGATTTATTACACATAGATGGCTTTCACTCCTATGAGGCTGTAAGTAATGATTTTTGCACATGGTATCCAAAATTATCCAAAGAAGCAATAGTTCTTTTTCATGATACTCATGAGATTAAGCCAGGATTCGGTGTCCATCAGTTTTGGGATGAACTAAAAAAAGAACATCGAGAACAGTGCTTTGAATTTAAGCATTCTCATGGATTGGGAATGTGTTTTCCAAAAAGTTCAAAAGCAGCAATTAACTTTAAAAAAGAGTTTAGTTTAGATTTAGAGAAAATATTTAACTTATTCTCTATCATTGGAGATGATATTTATTACAATATAAATGGGCGATACTCTCTGCAAAAAAACTTCCAATTAAGCATAGATGATTTGGTAAAAATTCTTAAAAAATTAAAAACTGATAACCCTGAACTTTCTAATGAACTAAAGTCATTATTCTAA